The Montipora foliosa isolate CH-2021 chromosome 6, ASM3666993v2, whole genome shotgun sequence genome includes the window TGTGTACCTTTCCTTACGACTCAATGCAAAAAGCCACTCTAAAAAATATCATtcataatactctttatttgccctccaaaattttgcacaagaattgcttttattttctcttgggaccactgtaaatcccaagagaaactggaaacagtgcttatgcaaaattttggaggacaaacaaagagtcttatggtatttttgaaagtggcctatggAAATTGGTAGTTACAGCGTTCGATCTACATGTAGGTTGGCTGGCTAACATCCTTTCCGAGAGAGGGTGTACAAGGTACACGTCACTTTTCTTTGCGCTAGACCTCCTCTGACCTGGAGTTTGCTCTCTCTCGCTTTATTCCTGCCAATAAAATCCCTGCCCAGTTTGCATCCAGAAGAAGCCAATAATATCTGCGAAGCATAACCCCTCATAACTTCGATAATAAACTCTGGCACTTTTTATCGTTTCAACAGTTGCCATAAACCTGTTGCAGGAAATTATAGAAGAAGTGTTTGGTGGGTTGATCACAATGAGGCGAGGGGAGGACGGGCAGATCATCGTGCTGCTGGTCAGTATAGGCCATGACAGTGATAGTGTTCTTCGCCACAGAAACAACTGTTTTAATGCAGGAAAAGCAGCTGCACAATCATGCTAAGCAGGGTAGCCTTCCTGAACCATCAACATGGTCGACAAAATTAAACAGGGCAGGGGACATATATTATCAGGTACCAAATATAGGGGATCTCTCCTGCACTGTAACCCTAATCTGGTCGCCATTCAACCACCACGTACTGTAAACTTATTGGGTAGCAGTCTTTTGCTATATTCATCAAATGATTGTAGATCTCTTAAATATTCTTAGCTAACAATTAAAAACTCTTAACTATTCGTAAGAAATAAATTACTCTGCATAGAATATTCTGTCCATGCCACCGCATAAATAATGACGCAAATTTGACGACCCACATCAAAGCTTGCACCGATAGCAGGCATCATGTTTTACCATCTTCATCACTACTCTTTTTATCTGAGTCATAGTCATCTTGATTAAGATTCATGTTGTCAAAGTTCTAAAAGTAAAAAAGATTTAAATGTGATTAGGTTTGCACAAAGACCTTCACTTTATGTGAAGACCTTTGCAGGAAAGTGGAAGGGAGAGAATTAATTTCTGCAGTTAGAAATGGCGTCAGGAACAAATTATAACTACGGTGGCCCATTAGGGACACACCTTTCCCCATTAACTCAGCCACATATTACAAAGAGTTGCTCCTCTCTCAAAATAAAATGCACTGCAGACAACATAAATTCTAACTCTTGACATAAAATACAATCCCACTCTGAGAACTAAAGAAATCCAACACattgcaaacaaaataaatccccacactgcaaacaaaatgtcatcatacacaccaaaaaaaaaaatctcccacactgcaaacaaaacaactttGCACACTGCAAACAAGATACATTTGCTCCAACACCTTCGATTTCCACAAACATGTTTGTTGGAGCAGGTTCCAGTCCTTCGCACGTTCTTGTGCTCACAGtactttttagctttttgtTTCCGGCACAGATTTTTCTGGGAGTGTGTGGTTTTACTTTGTTTGAAGTGTGCGAAGAAATGTTTGTTTGCAGTTTGAAAGGATACTTTGTTTGTGGTGTACAAAGgttttttgtttgcattgtgcgaggattttttttttgttgtgtaCGATGACATTTTGTTTGCATTGTGGGGATTTATTTGTTTGCAGTGTGCcagatttattttgtttttagaatgAGATTGAATATATTTTGTTTGCAGTGCATTTTCTTTTGCGAGATGAGCAATTCTTTGCAATATGTGCCTGAATTAATGGAGAAAGGTGTGTCCCTGATGGGCTACTGTAAATAACAAATTATTGTTTCAGTTATTGACAGCaaagttcaaaatgaaatttctgATAGTAAAGATGTTAACAACAAGTACCTCAAGTTCTCGGAGAACCTCATCAACAAAATCCGTAGAGTTTTCCTTATACTTGACAGCAAGTGCTATGGCTTCCCTGAAAGCCTTTAATAGACAACAATAATGAGATTGATAATTAAAGAATGCAATATGCAATCTCAAACTGTTGCAGTTTGTTCCCTGACAAACTAATGTGAACTAGTAAATTATACATCAATGATGTGCGGAGGAGACCAGGGATTTCACCTAAACATCTCGGTGTTTATCTAGTACCGACTTTAAGAGTGACGGGATGGCCTGGAATTACTATCAACACTTGAATAGGATATGAGCCCATGACCTCTGATATACCAGTacactgccataataataaataataataataataataataataataataataataattagtagtagtagtggtagtagtagtcaGAGTTGGGCTAGAGTTGTCTACACAGCGGTTCAGATGGtaaaggcaaatggagtgagatggtacgtGCATGTGTTGAGAagggatgatgggcatgttctgagaaaagcattggagttcgaagtgaagggcaagaggaaccGAGGAgaggacgaccaaagaagaTGTGGAAGACGCacgtggagaaggagagcaagagtgatggtttggagaaaaaggacgccGTGAATGAagcgagatggagagtgggagtttaaaagattgctgacaaagtgggtTAAATCCGGCCACCCCGTTTACAGGGGTAAACcaggatcaaaattggattgatgatgatgatgatgagtagtagtagcagcagcagcagcagcagcagtagtagtagtagtagtggtagtggtagtagtagtagtagtagtagtgtacATCCCTTAGTACATGTACTGGTAGTAGATTTTTCAACACAAAAGGCGAAATTTCGTATCTCtaagcagccatgtaatattctatttatcacataaacaccaataaaaatactaaaatttaatcatttcacgaaaggtaTCAAAAGGCACGATTTCAtgtgtaaccatagcaacaatgatcttttcacatgtgaaaataataCCGGTATGTTATCTTCATGTGTGAAAATATCACGTTTTCACgcaaaagctcacttggtatttcattggtgtttaaaTAATAAGAGGTATTTATCGACCTATCAAGTCAACTGGGAGCTGGTAATTTTGTGAGTTCCTAATAAACCCATAAAGGATGTAGATAATAAGAATACACACTATAATTACTTGGACTGAGGAAAGGGGCATGTTTTAAAACCTTTAAACAGATGcaaacattgttgggtgttacaaCATGTAGTGTCCGTTTTGCACaccctgttgcatgttgttgaGTATTGTTGGAGTGCTCACAATTAGCAGTCGTCCGGTCGTCCCAGCCAACCAGAAAGTTTATTGGGCAactagtttttggtaaaatgaaaaggttggttgcccgaagaaaaacaacagacaACCCAGCCAAAGGTAGAAAATGTATTACTTAAGTAGTATTCGACTCACTCAACGGTTTCCTGTTGTCAATGTCTgatagtagtgtgaagttaacGATAGGCAATTTGTTGCACTTGAGCATTTttccatgttttgaatatctgtagcTTTTGCAAAAAATTCACATGTAGCTGGCGATGGAGATCGAAGGCTCCATTTTGAAAGTGCTTAACCCCAGAATTCCACAAAAAAGAACCACAGGCACACACTTAAAACTATGGGATACTCAAGCACCAACGCTATGAGATTGCACCCCAATACAGTGTGCATTAATCATAGAGGTTTCCCAATGGgcaaccaagcatttatcagggcaaccaaattcACGGGTTACTTGCTCGGCTTTTGAATCAGGGACAACCTggaatgtttttttaatttaaagcaCTAGTTGTTGggaattttgcacaaaatttgaaactggtcaaaatTTTGAGCCAAcaatagactgcgagcagtcccttaaggacggtgcctactattgttattgcgcatacgttctgcgcatcttgagatactcggttttcctatcggtgatgcttactaatacagggatatttttgtgcggtttaaaactatccggagaaagtagatcttagtgtgtactcttggtattcaaaaagaaaactgggggtaaccatgcatttttgagagataattaagtttcaatttgagaaagaacgccatacatttgctttgtattttaaagctttttacaaatattattcctgaattatctttgaaaaaatttatgcgtggttacccccaattttctttttggattttaatcactcttgttaagatctacatttcctgcataatcacacaccggggcaaaaatattgttaattagtaggcaccgtccttaataaatCAGCTGAGCAGCCCACTTTTCTGAGGCGGTCATGTTTTGTCACACAAACGAATAAAAAGACAGAGGGAGGCTTGGGATGAAGAGAATCACCAAATTATTAGTGAAAGTGATAAGGCAAATGGTTCTGCCTTTTTATTGCTAaattaaatgtacatgtaaataaacaCTCAAAATAACAACAGTAATGGCGTGGGAGTATTTTACGTGTATGTCGAATTCAATCAACTATTCAGAAAGGAAACCGCAGAAAAACTACTGTATTTACTTTGAACTTAATGCTAGCCACATTCcaaagaagcccggtaaaagAGAGGAAGAAAAGCTAAGTAGAGAAAGGCCTCAGCCTTTTTTTCtggatttgcataataaaataatgttaaattgAGTGTTGgagtgttttggcaagttttTCGACAGTGTGGCGTTTGTCCACAACTATCAAGGACAATTTGTTAATTGGAACGGACAACTTGTCTGTCATTAAATCGGAAGTTAGAAGACAGAGCTTGTTCTGCAGAAATGACAACTCAATACTTGTTTGAAGCCATTTCCTTTAACAAATCCTCCTTCTTCTTTGTTCTCCATGAATGATGGCATTTGACTTTGATCAACAGAATCCTTGAGAGGACAAAGCTCTCATAAATAATGGTGTTCCGTAACCAGTATAGACATAACATACTTTCCCGATAGGAGAGCTTCAACGGCAAGTGTGTACTCTTGTTTTGGTTTAATGTTTCCATTTGAAGGGAAAATTTATCAACATCCGTACCGCAAAAGCCATATCGTGCTTATCTTTTCTCATGCATGGAAAAACAAAGCGCAATCTAACAAGAAGTAATTAAGtcgccaaaaaaaaattgacagcgGTGCATTGTAAATGGACCAAATTCTGAATGCGTTGGTTACAGAAAAGGGTGCAGTCCCTTCTTTCTCCCCTCTTCCCAAGCCTCTCtcggtctttttttttttcgtttgtgtgacgtttgcgtgacaaaacacgactgctTCAGAAAAGTGGGCCATTTGACTGGTTTATGAACTTCAAGGGACTGCTTGCAGTGTaagccaacaactcccaatatttcttttgttctgtgatCACCAAAGCATAGCTTCCATTTGCACTGCtcttccaacaatgttggggCCATGTGCAttggtctccatggagatagcaaTGCATTAacttgttgaaaacaagatggaaGCCGAATTTTGTAAATTTACAAGGTCTTATGGGTCCTATcattcccataatacactgcacgtccTTACATTGTTGGGAGTATTTGTGTCCGTTTGCATACAACTGtcaacaccatccaacatctgcagacccaacaactcccaacaatgttgggagctGTTGCGTCCCGAGTCCTGATTTGCATGGGGCTTTACACCATACATTGGCTTCAACTGCAAGTGGGAGTTTTCTTTCCTGAGAATGttcaattaacccattgacacctcaaatgccctaggacgcccccagttgacaagaaaaatcatctggcgttagacagagtaaaacctgtcaagtctcactcccaggggtcaatgggttaaacacttGAAACCTTAAGCGTAATGCACATGCTCAGAAATGACAACACCAAATCCACCACAAAGGTCTCTATTGACAGCTATGATATAACAAGCTGGATATACCCAGTTTCTTAGCACTTTGTTTAATCATTAAGGTTTCACAATCTACTGTACGTGTCTACTGTGCATCAATTTAAGCAACAAGCACACTTACCTTCACAACATTTGTTCCATCAGATGCAGACACAAAATAAAACGGAAGACCATGTTTTTTGGGAAAATTAAAACTCTTTTGTGTTACATTATAGTCAACTTTGGATGAAAAGAattttttaaggaaaataaGGTGTTGTCCACATACACATATTAACCTTAGAACAAAGGAATGCAATGCTCCTCAATATTATTAATTACAGTATCAAATGATGAAGAAAGTCACTGTAattacacacacacaaaaaaaaaaaatactgatacttcacacacacacacaaaaaaaagaatttagTGGAGCAATAATTGTATGGATGATGGAGCAGTCTAGGACTTGAGCAGCAGTCAAGTCTATTGTGTTTTTATAGAATGgttaaaatgattaaaaacagAATCAGGTAAGAGTTTAAAAGGATACCATCAATTTTGTTAGCTATGACTATACAAGGTATGTTTTGTCTGTAATCTCTAAGCTCTTTATACCATTTTGCCAGATTCTTGTAAGTCACTTTCCGTGTGATATCAAAAACCTAATGGACATTCATAAAAACAATATAATGTTACCATCTGAATGATTGGAATATTTCACTTTTAATTAGCAGGGGAGATAAGACAATAAATTTAATGTGGCTAAATGCAATTTACGCACAGTTAACAATGAGCCAATGCTGCCAGTAGTCTTGCTCATTTTTGCACATGACCTGTGGGGCACCCTGGGGGCTTTCACTTACATGTAAAGCTTTGCCCAATCATTTTGGAACAGTGCCTTTGTGTGTGAACCTTTGGGTCGCgtcgtacctcattgaacgggcttcaaGATTGGCCAAtggaacaatagaacgaacaaaggcgacaatggatttagcacagaaaacaataagaagtacgacactatacagccaatgaaatatacggttcaacaagaggtaccaCCCTACCCGATTATTTGCAGATTCATTAGCCCTGTCCTCCTAAATGTACATATTTTCTGAATATCTACATTGTATTTCAGTGCTTCTGACAGGGACtgcacaatttcaatgaaatctGCACAACAAAACACAATTCCTAAATATCCACACAATCCTGCACAATACTGACCCTAACCCTCACCCTATAACCAAGATTTTTAGAACCTTTCCAAGAAATTTTCAGGCCATTTCCTTTCCAAAAACTCCTTTTGTCAAACAGCTTCGTCGGACATTACAACGATAAAAAAGTATACAAGGCATTTTCTGTAGTTCTGTGTGGTCCTGGGCACTAGGTTGGTTCTACAATGGCAAATCGAGACAATCTGCAATGACTGTCCAAAACACTAAAAGCTCTTCAATTTTAGGCTCATTGTTTAGATTCTTAACTTCAACTTTCACGAGGACAACAACAAGCTATGCAAATTGCAAAACACCAAACAATTCACggcacaattttaattttttttcccaaaccCCGTCAGAAGCCCTGCAGTATTCTCATGATAGGAATGGAATTGCAGTATCCACTTAGGGTACACTACAAACAAGACTGTTTTGACAAACAACTCACTAGTAAGCAGGAATGTGCCTGATGGTAATATGAAGGATGCATGCTACTAAATCTCTCTTGACCAGCAGTGTCCCAGAAGTCTAAAAGAAACAAGTGAAGATAATAGGTCTGAAGAAATATTTCCTTCAAGGGGCACTAGAGAGCATACATGTAGTTGTACAAAAATTAGCCCTGTTGAGGGattagaaaacttaaaaaatggAAAGACACTGACTCCAAGATGCAAGACATTACTATTGACATGAATTTGTTTAATAACACACTGACCCCTAGAAGTGAGACTGATACTGcactgtctaacaccagatgattttactcgtcaacggaaagtggttcaggagtcaatgggtaaaCAAGTTCATCTACTTCCACTCATAAACCGAGTCCCctttattaacccattgacttctagGAGTGATACTTAAAAGACTTAACTTTGTCTAACACCCTGTAATTTTATTTGtcaggagtcaataggttaaaggggtgatgtagcagctctcgtaacgtacaCTGCATAATGTGACTGACTCCctaccctagccaaaaacacttgaaacaatgacttactaatagacttaaaaacaacagaagctgcttacaataccaaacaataccAGGTTGCAAGAGCTGCTACACTGTACACTACTGGGTTGAAGGTGTAACTTTGAAAACATCTCTAAATAATTGTAATGTTCCCTATAGTAGTTATTACCATATTTTACTCAATGTAAACAATGCAAGTCGAACTTGTGTATAAGTTGACCCCAAATTTTCAAggccttaaaattatttttcttcatttctggCTAAAAGGCTAAAATTCAGATTGATAGAGTTTTTCCTACAGTAAAAGTTACTGTCATATTTGTGAGATTTCTTTCGCAGTTGCAGTGGACCAAAAGTAAACTAATCTAAACGAAACTGTATTCGCTCTAACTTGTAACATGAGATGCAATGACATTCAGTTTACTTGAtaaatttttttctctgtttttaaatgaaattaaattttcctattttaaaCTAACCTTCCTCAGAACATTGACATAGAAAGGAGATTTAGTAGAtgaaacgaaaaccaaagaGTTTCTAAAAGTGGCTTGATAAATAACCAGCCATCTTAGAAAACTATTGTCAGGTTACTAAGCTACTGAGATCATTCAATcaagtgaaaagaaacaaacatcaGTGAGTCTGTTTGTATTTAACCCACTTACATTGTACATTTTATTACTCCAAATTTTCCTGTTGACAATGAAATGCCCAGATGAGCTCATCAAACACAAATACAAtcagaactttttttttgtaaaattaagtCAGTTTTTTATGCAgatttttaccagcaattgttATTCTAATTATCTGATAGTCTAGTGCTACCATACCAGCCCTATCTCAAGGGCAACTTTTTGGGCTGATTTTTAGGTCATAAAGGTCAACTTATACACAAGTAAATACAGTAAtgttatcaatgaagtgtgttatttgtgttcaacaaacatcatcatcatcatcattattattattattattattattattgctattaaaTTTCAATCAtcaaaaattttcaatttcttttaaaacccTAACATCAATACAAAAAGCACACTGCCCAATGAATCAAATACCAGACAAGTTAAAAAATACATGAGGTCAATATTATAAAGTTTGGACACAACTGCAGAGATGATAAAAAACCATCAAGATTTGATACGAGTGAAACTGGAACTTGGACGTTACCACCTCA containing:
- the LOC138007733 gene encoding rab-like protein 2A, which translates into the protein MAASDAVETDEKTNMDSSVKVICLGDSAVGKSKLVERFLMDGYKPQQLSTYALTLFQYKTLVDGVDVRVDFWDTAGQERFSSMHPSYYHQAHSCLLVFDITRKVTYKNLAKWYKELRDYRQNIPCIVIANKIDVDYNVTQKSFNFPKKHGLPFYFVSASDGTNVVKAFREAIALAVKYKENSTDFVDEVLRELENFDNMNLNQDDYDSDKKSSDEDGKT